A single Anabas testudineus chromosome 10, fAnaTes1.2, whole genome shotgun sequence DNA region contains:
- the bicc2 gene encoding bicaudal C homolog 2, whose amino-acid sequence MATTITEESSPVLATIGPQQPDLETSVELGSAEKPESSEAKNDGDEKEDEEEEEGGGSSRQETTGGQSLDPEWVEERFRIDRKKLENMLYAPSHGEGETGKEFFERVMRETDTQVKWPSKLKIGAKSKKDPHVKVEGKKVNVMEAKKKILELLETRVNKVTLKMDVAYTEHSHVIGKGGGNIKKVMEVTSCHIHFPDSNRHNAAGEKSNQVSIAGPIDGVEEARRRIRDLQPLSLTFDLPVSLVPQALPDAGSPLIQQVVQTLGVSVSFRALPSQPQAQNPFYGSCCTVWGLQGNAAAVKKATCILMDLLLGSEVTGGIVSSQLDVTSQQHLFLLGQNGAHFLSVMHQTQTQIILPDLSAPQSPSSLLIQGSPDGVCVARQQLMDCLPVCLMFDMREDGEADPCKLAQMMQNLGVFISVKPKVKQNSKSVVVKGLERNISCIYEARCLLLGLDSCETAKVTEMTSDPVLAGSGQTNYWLNMLLQQLRLSEQGSMSAPTTRPSPPPGLTPPADEGRTGLKGTDSRPLEKILENDDQSGQSEDESSKVVVMSSSEVCDVVNNSMSRVGLMGRRGSLQSPEIAKVFGQGRRHSTGQALTYRLLNTETEGGRSERRNSLRRDMALAQDVRADSSIAEDYDYEKKKLLATRAMQRKPVVTEVRTPTDTWSGLGFSKSMPAEAVKELRNISRRSYKPYLSTSSGQQSWAAQTGKMFNGSDSENWRDRRGSTPSSLPASSSSSSSSSSSSPSSPPSNFSSSTSSFPAFSAVTRCRTDKPLESFQSSSSYFESVCSSRRASTCSQRSNSPQITDDLPELLSQLGLIKYIDVFEQQEIDYQTFLTLSDEDLKEVGVSTFGARRKMLLAISDLNKSKRRLSDTPAVKPGYLEGGASGRLPRIMDLEAAAQSNRW is encoded by the exons CTCCCAGTCATGGAGAAGGCGAGACGGGGAAGGAGTTTTTTGAGAGA GTGATGAGAGAAACTGACACTCAGGTGAAATGGCCGTCCAAGCTGAAGATTGGAGCCAAGTCAAAGAAAG ATCCTCATGTGAAGGTGGAAGGGAAGAAAGTTAATGTTATGGAAGCCAAAAAGAAGATATTAGAATTGCTCGAGACCAGG GTGAACAAGGTGACTCTAAAGATGGATGTGGCTTACACAGAGCATTCCCATGTGATCGGGAAAGGTGGTGGAAACATCAAAAAGGTGATGGAGGTCACATCTTGTCACATCCATTTCCCTGACTCCAACCGCCACAATGctgcaggagagaaaagcaaCCAG GTCTCCATTGCTGGGCCCATAGACGGAGTGGAGGAAGCCAGGAGAAGGATAAGA GACCTGCAGCCATTATCCTTGACCTTTGACTTGCCAGTCAGCCTGGTGCCCCAGGCTTTGCCAGATGCAGGCTCCCCTCTCATCCAGCAGGTAGTGCAGACTCTAGGGGTCAGTGTGAGTTTCAGGGCTCTACCATCCCAGCCTCAGGCACAGAACCCATTTTATGGAAGCTGCTGCACCGTTTGGGGCCTGCAGGGCAACGCAGCTGCTGTCAAG AAGGCGACATGCATCCTGATGGACTTGCTgctggggtcagaggtcacaggtGGGATAGTGAGCAGCCAGCTGGATGTAACCTCCCAGCAGCATCTCTTCCTGTTGGGTCAGAATGGAGCTCACTTCCTGAGCGTCATGCACCAGACCCAGACCCAGATCATCTTACCAGACCTCAGTGCTCCACAGAGCCCTTCGTCACTGCTCATCCAGGGCAGCCCtgatggagtgtgtgtggcCCGGCAGCAGCTCATG gactgtctgcctgtgtgtttgatgtttgacaTGCGTGAAGATGGGGAGGCAGATCCTTGTAAATTGGCTCAGATGATGCAAAATCTTGGTGTCTTCATTAGTGTCAAGCCCAAAGTTAAACAGAACAGCAAG TCAGTGGTGGTGAAAGGTCTGGAAAGGAACATCTCCTGTATTTATGAGGCCCGCTGTCTGCTCCTGGGGCTGGATTCCTGCGAGACTGCCAAGGTAACTGAGATGACTTCTGACCCTGTGTTAGCTGGCAGCGGACAGACCAATTATTGGCtcaacatgttgctgcagcaaCTTCGTCTCTCTGAGCAAG GTTCTATGTCAGCTCCCACTACCCGGCCCTCACCTCCACCAGGCCTCACCCCTCCTGCTGATGAGGGAAGAACAGGACTGAAGGGAACAGACAGCCGGCCGCTGGAGAAG aTCCTAGAAAACGACGACCAGTCTGGTCAATCAGAGGATGAGAGCTCCAAGGTTGTGGTGATGTCGTCATCCGAGGTGTGTGATGTAGTAAACAACAGCATGAGCAGGGTTGGATTGATGGGGCGCAGGGGGAGTCTCCAGAGTCCTGAGATTGCCAAGGTCTTTGGTCAGGGCAGACGCCATTCAACAGGACAGGCACTCACATACAG ATtgctgaacacagagacagagggagggaggagtgaGCGGAGAAACAGCCTGAGGAGGGACATGGCACTGGCTCAGGATGTTCGTGCTGACTCATCCATTGCTGAG GATTATGACtatgagaagaagaaactgttggCAACCAGAG CCATGCAGAGGAAACCTGTGGTCACTGAGGTCCGGACACCCACAGACACCTGGAGCGGTCTCGGCTTCTCCAAGTCCATGCCCGCCGAGGCTGTAAAAGAGCTCCGCAACATCAGCCGCCGCAGCTACAAACCTTACCTGAGCACCAGCTCTGGCCAACAA TCATGGGCCGCTCAGACAGGGAAGATGTTTAATGGGAGTGACTCTGAGAACTGGAGAGACAGGCGTGGATCCACACCTTCATCCTTACCggcctcttcctcttcatcctcctcttcttcctcctcgtcTCCTTCGTCTCCCCCTTCTAACTTCTCctcatccacctcctccttccctGCATTTTCAGCAGTGACTAGATGCAGAACTGACAAACCCT TGGAGAGCTTCCAGAGTAGCAGCAGCTACTTTGAAAGTGTGTGCTCATCGAGGAGGGCGTCCACCTGCAGCCAGAGGAGCAACTCTCCCCAAATCACAGACGACCTACCTGAACTTCTCAGCCAACTTGGCCTGATCAAATACATCGATGTGTTTGAGCAACAAGAG ATCGACTACCAGACATTCCTCACTCTGTCTGATGAAGATCTGAAGGAAGTGGGTGTCTCTACCTTCGGAGCCAGACGCAAGATGTTACTGGCAATCTCAG ACCTGAACAAGAGCAAGAGAAGGCTTTCAGATACACCAGCTGTGAAGCCTGGCTATCTGGAGGGTGGTGCTAGTGGTCGGCTCCCACGAATCATGGATCtggaagctgctgctcagagTAACCGCTGGTGA